In a genomic window of Streptomyces noursei ATCC 11455:
- a CDS encoding tryptophan halogenase family protein: MLSSVVIVGGGTSGWMTAAYLRAALGTSVNVTVIESKRIKTIGVGEATFSTVRHFFDYLGLSENDWMPKCNATYKLGIRFENWRAKGHYFYHPFERLRVVDGFPLTEWWLNKKPSDRFDQDVFLMSEICDTMRSPRYLDGTLFEQDFVEHGGSMDPERSTLSEQATQFPYAYQFDASLLADFLTEYATTRGARHIEDDVVEVVRDERGWISHLKTREHGELAGDLFVDCTGFAGLLLNKTLGEPFVSYQNTLPNDSAVALRVPHDAERTRLRPCTTATAQEAGWIWTIPLFERIGTGYVYASDYTTPEEAERTLREFVGPQAADVEANHIRMRIGRSRHSWVNNCVAIGLSSGFVEPLESTGIFFIQQGIEELVKHFPDAKWDPKLRDSYNRVVANTMDGVREFLVLHYRTAARNDNAYWRDAKTRELPDGLAARLEAWQSKLPTEETVFPHYHGFEPYSYHAMLLGLGGLDVKPAPVLAHMDDSRAAQEIQRLKDQARDIAKRLPSQYEYLAQMH, from the coding sequence GTGCTTTCCAGCGTAGTTATTGTCGGCGGCGGCACATCGGGCTGGATGACCGCCGCGTATTTGCGGGCCGCGCTCGGTACGAGCGTCAATGTCACCGTCATCGAGTCCAAGCGGATCAAAACGATCGGCGTCGGCGAGGCCACGTTCTCCACCGTGCGCCACTTCTTCGACTACCTCGGCCTCTCGGAGAACGACTGGATGCCGAAGTGCAACGCCACCTACAAGCTCGGCATCCGCTTCGAGAACTGGCGCGCCAAGGGCCACTACTTCTACCACCCCTTCGAGCGGCTGCGGGTCGTCGACGGCTTCCCGCTCACCGAGTGGTGGCTGAACAAGAAGCCCAGCGACCGCTTCGACCAGGACGTCTTCCTGATGTCCGAGATCTGCGACACCATGCGCTCGCCGCGCTACCTGGACGGCACCCTCTTCGAGCAGGACTTCGTCGAGCACGGCGGCTCCATGGACCCGGAGCGCTCCACCCTCTCCGAACAGGCCACCCAGTTCCCCTACGCCTACCAGTTCGACGCGTCGCTGCTCGCCGACTTCCTCACCGAGTACGCCACCACGCGCGGTGCCCGGCACATCGAGGACGACGTGGTGGAGGTCGTCCGCGACGAGCGCGGCTGGATCAGCCATCTCAAGACCCGCGAACACGGCGAGCTGGCCGGCGACCTGTTCGTCGACTGCACCGGCTTCGCCGGCCTGCTGCTCAACAAGACGCTGGGCGAACCGTTCGTCTCGTACCAGAACACCCTGCCCAACGACAGCGCGGTGGCGCTGCGCGTCCCGCACGACGCCGAGCGCACCCGGCTGCGCCCGTGCACCACCGCCACCGCGCAGGAGGCCGGCTGGATCTGGACGATCCCGCTCTTCGAGCGCATCGGCACCGGCTACGTCTACGCCAGCGACTACACCACCCCCGAAGAGGCCGAGCGCACCCTGCGCGAATTCGTCGGCCCGCAGGCCGCGGACGTCGAGGCCAATCACATCCGCATGCGGATCGGCCGCAGCCGGCACTCCTGGGTCAACAACTGCGTGGCCATCGGCCTTTCCAGCGGATTCGTCGAGCCGCTGGAATCGACCGGCATCTTCTTCATCCAGCAGGGCATCGAGGAACTCGTCAAGCATTTCCCGGACGCGAAGTGGGACCCGAAGCTCCGCGATTCCTACAACCGCGTCGTGGCCAACACCATGGACGGCGTACGGGAATTCCTGGTGCTGCACTACCGCACCGCGGCCCGCAACGACAACGCCTATTGGCGGGACGCCAAGACCCGCGAACTCCCCGACGGGCTGGCCGCCCGCCTGGAGGCGTGGCAGTCCAAGCTGCCCACCGAGGAGACGGTCTTCCCGCACTACCACGGGTTCGAGCCCTACTCCTACCACGCGATGCTGCTCGGCCTCGGCGGCCTCGACGTCAAGCCCGCGCCCGTCCTCGCGCACATGGACGACTCGCGCGCCGCGCAGGAGATCCAGCGGCTCAAGGACCAGGCCCGCGACATCGCCAAGCGGCTGCCCAGCCAGTACGAGTACCTCGCCCAGATGCACTGA
- a CDS encoding branched-chain amino acid aminotransferase codes for MHLVSKPVARPLTPTQRAERTTSTAFGSAFTEHLVSVRWSEERGWHEAELRPYEPLVLDPATVGLHYGQVVFEGLKAFRSHTGSVGVFRPDAHARRMRASARRLMMPEPPEELFLTAVDALVAQDQQWIPDDPAMSLYLRPLLFASERTLALRPAREYRFLLMAFVTEGYFGPAQRPVRVQVTETYSRAAAGGTGAAKCAGNYAGSLLPQAEAQEQGFDQVVWLDPVERRWVEELGGMNLFFVYGSGRDARLVTPPLSGSLLAGVTRDALLRLAPALGVPAAEEPMSLAEWRRGCAAGELTEVFACGTAARITPVGEVGTADGSWTIGDGTTGEVTTRLSDALFGIQRGELPDRWSWMRPVAPAPQPAGT; via the coding sequence GTGCACCTCGTGTCCAAACCCGTCGCCCGCCCGCTGACCCCGACGCAGCGCGCGGAACGCACCACCTCGACCGCCTTCGGCTCCGCCTTCACCGAGCACCTGGTCTCCGTCCGATGGAGCGAGGAACGGGGCTGGCACGAGGCGGAGCTGCGCCCCTACGAACCGCTGGTGCTGGACCCCGCCACGGTCGGCCTGCACTACGGGCAGGTCGTCTTCGAGGGCCTCAAGGCGTTCCGCTCGCACACCGGCTCGGTCGGCGTCTTCCGGCCGGACGCGCACGCCCGCCGGATGCGCGCCTCCGCCCGCCGGCTGATGATGCCCGAACCGCCCGAGGAGCTGTTCCTCACCGCGGTGGACGCCCTGGTCGCCCAGGACCAGCAGTGGATACCCGACGACCCCGCCATGAGCCTGTACCTGCGGCCGCTGCTGTTCGCCAGCGAACGCACCCTCGCGCTGCGCCCGGCCCGCGAGTACCGCTTCCTGCTGATGGCCTTCGTCACCGAGGGCTACTTCGGCCCCGCCCAGCGCCCGGTACGGGTCCAGGTCACCGAGACCTACTCCCGGGCCGCGGCCGGCGGGACCGGCGCCGCCAAGTGCGCCGGCAACTACGCCGGCAGCCTGCTGCCCCAGGCCGAGGCCCAGGAACAGGGCTTCGACCAGGTCGTCTGGCTCGACCCGGTGGAGCGCCGCTGGGTGGAGGAACTGGGCGGGATGAACCTCTTCTTCGTCTACGGCTCGGGCCGCGACGCGCGCCTGGTCACCCCGCCGCTGTCCGGCAGCCTGCTGGCCGGGGTGACCCGGGACGCGCTGCTGCGCCTCGCCCCCGCCCTGGGAGTGCCCGCCGCCGAGGAGCCGATGAGCCTTGCGGAGTGGCGCCGCGGCTGCGCCGCCGGCGAGCTGACCGAGGTGTTCGCCTGCGGCACCGCCGCCCGGATCACCCCCGTGGGCGAGGTCGGCACCGCCGACGGCAGCTGGACGATCGGCGACGGCACCACCGGCGAGGTCACCACCCGGCTCTCCGACGCCCTCTTCGGCATCCAGCGCGGGGAACTGCCCGACCGCTGGTCCTGGATGCGGCCCGTCGCCCCGGCACCGCAGCCGGCCGGCACATGA
- a CDS encoding cation:proton antiporter yields MDALTLAPPALVLGAIVPTALLGRWAARRLGQPEVVGEISVCLLLGVLLVTRFGWGGAHSPGKDVLAELGHLGLALFLVGAAHEIRGGASRLSGRAVAWLTVGSALLPMAAGALLAAWVLRYGGPRLRGGADTPALVLLLIVSLAVTAVPVLAGILKDRRMQHTETGRLAMASAVTIDAVTWVLLALSVALATGDGGVDRAGAVLACGALGAYAVRRLAAAAPVRTAAAAHPAAVLVLVAAAAFGAATATGQLGLTEVFGAALMGLALPADGERGPFTRAADTLGRAGRVALPLLFTITGTSLAVGPDAVFSWPAVALGTGLAIAGKLIGSYLGARAGARSHREGLRLAALMNTRGLTEIVVLQTGYSAGILTSGLYLALIIMALITTALSGPLLWVADRRTRPVPVGAEPTLLPAER; encoded by the coding sequence GTGGACGCACTGACCCTCGCCCCACCGGCGCTGGTTCTGGGGGCGATCGTCCCCACCGCGCTGCTGGGCCGCTGGGCGGCCCGTCGCCTCGGCCAGCCCGAGGTGGTCGGCGAGATCTCGGTCTGCCTGCTGCTGGGGGTGCTGCTGGTCACCCGGTTCGGCTGGGGCGGTGCGCACTCCCCGGGCAAGGACGTGCTGGCGGAGCTGGGCCACCTCGGGCTGGCGCTGTTCCTGGTGGGAGCCGCGCACGAGATCCGCGGCGGTGCGTCCCGGCTCAGCGGCCGGGCGGTCGCCTGGCTGACGGTCGGCTCCGCGCTGCTGCCGATGGCCGCCGGCGCACTGCTGGCCGCATGGGTCCTGCGCTACGGCGGACCCCGGTTGCGCGGCGGGGCCGACACCCCGGCGCTGGTGCTGCTGTTGATCGTCTCGCTGGCCGTCACCGCCGTCCCGGTACTGGCCGGCATCCTCAAGGACCGGCGGATGCAGCACACCGAGACCGGGCGACTGGCGATGGCCAGCGCGGTCACCATCGACGCGGTCACCTGGGTGCTGCTCGCGCTGTCCGTGGCGCTGGCCACCGGCGACGGCGGCGTCGATCGGGCCGGTGCCGTCCTCGCCTGCGGCGCGCTCGGCGCCTACGCGGTGCGCCGGCTGGCCGCCGCCGCCCCGGTGCGGACCGCGGCCGCCGCCCACCCCGCGGCGGTACTGGTCCTGGTCGCCGCGGCGGCCTTCGGCGCGGCCACCGCCACCGGCCAACTCGGCCTGACCGAGGTCTTCGGCGCGGCGCTGATGGGCCTGGCGCTGCCCGCCGACGGCGAGCGCGGCCCGTTCACCCGGGCCGCCGACACCCTCGGCAGAGCCGGCCGGGTGGCCCTGCCGCTCCTCTTCACGATCACCGGCACCTCGCTCGCCGTCGGCCCGGACGCGGTGTTCTCCTGGCCGGCGGTGGCGCTGGGCACGGGGCTGGCCATCGCCGGGAAGCTGATCGGCAGCTATCTGGGCGCGCGGGCCGGCGCCCGGTCGCACCGCGAAGGGCTGCGCCTGGCCGCCCTGATGAACACCCGCGGCCTGACCGAGATCGTCGTCCTGCAGACCGGCTACAGCGCGGGCATCCTCACCTCCGGCCTCTATCTGGCGCTGATCATCATGGCGCTGATCACCACCGCACTCAGCGGCCCGCTCCTGTGGGTCGCCGACCGCCGCACCCGCCCCGTCCCCGTGGGCGCGGAGCCCACCCTTCTACCAGCCGAGCGGTGA
- a CDS encoding TauD/TfdA family dioxygenase yields the protein MVEELPEHLTLLGGRPGRLEGTAHTKVVVYEGFRADAPGATADIARWATEQRPHLMEALDTHGAVLVRGVVDNAALLNDVAARIGGELLSYTERSTPRSQVDGNVYTSTEYPANQTIVQHNESAYAHSYPRWLFFASIVAADTGGETPLADTRALLDHLPADLVARFRDQGVLYTRAYREGMGLTWQESYQTEDRAEVERYCKQHGIEFTWTEDGLRTRHRRPALVTDPVSGRESWFNQAHLFHTSNLPPATREALAEMFDEEDMPRAAYFGDGTPITDEEMDTVRDAFETCLYAFPWVRGDLLIVNNLLVSHGRRPYTGERQTLVAMAGAGGGDGAH from the coding sequence ATGGTTGAGGAACTGCCCGAGCACCTGACCCTCCTCGGCGGCCGGCCCGGCCGCCTGGAGGGCACGGCCCACACCAAAGTCGTCGTCTACGAGGGCTTCCGGGCCGACGCCCCCGGCGCGACCGCGGACATCGCCCGCTGGGCCACCGAACAGCGCCCGCACCTCATGGAGGCCCTCGACACCCACGGCGCGGTGCTGGTGCGCGGCGTGGTCGACAACGCCGCGCTGCTCAACGACGTCGCGGCCCGGATCGGCGGCGAACTGCTCAGCTACACCGAGCGCTCCACGCCCCGCAGCCAGGTCGACGGCAACGTCTACACCTCCACCGAGTACCCGGCGAACCAGACCATCGTCCAGCACAACGAGAGCGCGTACGCGCACAGTTACCCGCGCTGGCTGTTCTTCGCCTCGATCGTCGCCGCCGACACCGGCGGCGAGACCCCCCTCGCCGACACCCGTGCGCTGCTGGACCACCTGCCCGCCGACCTGGTGGCCCGCTTCCGGGACCAGGGCGTGCTCTACACCCGCGCCTACCGCGAGGGCATGGGCCTGACCTGGCAGGAGTCGTACCAGACCGAGGACCGCGCCGAGGTCGAGCGCTACTGCAAGCAGCACGGCATCGAGTTCACCTGGACCGAGGACGGCCTGCGGACCCGGCACCGCCGGCCCGCCCTGGTCACCGACCCGGTCAGCGGCCGCGAGTCGTGGTTCAACCAGGCCCACCTCTTCCACACCTCCAACCTGCCCCCGGCCACCCGGGAGGCGCTGGCCGAGATGTTCGACGAGGAGGACATGCCGCGCGCCGCCTACTTCGGCGACGGCACGCCCATCACCGACGAGGAGATGGACACCGTCCGGGACGCGTTCGAGACCTGCCTGTACGCCTTCCCCTGGGTCCGCGGCGACCTGCTGATCGTCAACAACCTGCTGGTCTCGCACGGCCGCCGCCCCTACACCGGCGAGCGGCAGACCCTGGTCGCCATGGCGGGCGCGGGAGGTGGCGACGGTGCGCACTGA
- a CDS encoding YbaK/EbsC family protein, with product MTTRPTPDAGQGQRPASARLLGLLDAVGARYRLLPHPPEGNTARASELRGHPLSAAAKCMIVTVPDALPAARQVLAVIPGDRRVALPRVAAQCGARRAKLADRALAERLSGCVSGSIIPFSFHDELTVLADPALLDEPVLYFNAARLDLSVALATEDYRALADPKVVPIAE from the coding sequence ATGACCACGCGGCCGACCCCGGATGCCGGGCAGGGCCAACGCCCGGCATCCGCACGACTGTTGGGGCTCCTGGACGCGGTCGGTGCCCGATACCGGCTGCTCCCGCACCCGCCCGAAGGGAACACCGCACGGGCCAGCGAGCTGCGCGGGCACCCCCTCTCCGCGGCGGCGAAGTGCATGATCGTCACCGTGCCGGACGCGCTGCCCGCCGCGCGGCAGGTCCTCGCGGTCATCCCCGGCGACCGGCGGGTGGCCCTCCCGCGGGTGGCCGCCCAGTGCGGCGCCCGCCGGGCCAAGCTGGCCGACCGCGCGCTCGCCGAGCGCCTGAGCGGCTGCGTCAGCGGCAGCATCATCCCCTTCTCGTTCCACGACGAGCTCACCGTCCTGGCCGACCCGGCGCTGCTGGACGAGCCCGTCCTGTATTTCAACGCGGCCCGCCTGGACCTCTCGGTGGCGCTGGCCACCGAGGACTACCGCGCGCTGGCCGATCCCAAGGTCGTCCCGATCGCCGAATGA
- a CDS encoding flavin reductase family protein: MSTLDLATTPADETATVREATGPDRFRALMSGFPSGVAIVTAVDEDHRPWGMTCSALCSVTVDPPTLLVGMRSQSPTLAAALHTGTFAVNLLHAKGRETAELFASGDPDRFAVTAWDTPAGGAGPHLTEAARAVADCRITETVRVGGQRMVFGEVYGIRELADTEPLLYGLRSYRAWPSPA, encoded by the coding sequence GTGAGTACCTTGGACCTCGCAACGACACCTGCCGACGAGACCGCGACCGTCCGCGAAGCGACCGGCCCGGACCGGTTCCGGGCACTGATGTCCGGCTTCCCCAGCGGCGTCGCGATCGTCACCGCCGTGGACGAAGACCACCGCCCCTGGGGCATGACCTGCTCGGCGCTGTGCAGCGTCACGGTCGACCCGCCGACGCTGCTGGTCGGGATGCGGAGCCAGAGCCCCACCCTGGCGGCGGCCCTGCACACCGGCACCTTCGCGGTCAACCTGCTGCACGCCAAGGGCCGGGAGACCGCCGAACTGTTCGCCTCCGGCGACCCGGACCGCTTCGCCGTCACCGCCTGGGACACGCCCGCCGGCGGCGCCGGCCCCCATCTGACCGAGGCCGCCCGGGCGGTCGCCGACTGCCGGATCACCGAGACCGTACGGGTCGGCGGCCAGCGCATGGTCTTCGGCGAGGTCTACGGGATCCGTGAACTGGCCGACACCGAGCCCCTGTTGTACGGCCTGCGGTCCTACCGCGCCTGGCCGTCCCCGGCCTGA
- a CDS encoding MbtH family protein, with protein MSANPFENDEAFYLVLRNTEGQHSLWPSFAEVPQGWEVAFGPQLRQECLEFVNENWTDMRPKSLIEAMGA; from the coding sequence ATGTCTGCCAACCCATTCGAGAATGACGAAGCCTTCTACCTGGTGCTCCGCAACACCGAGGGACAGCACTCCCTGTGGCCCAGCTTCGCCGAAGTCCCCCAGGGCTGGGAGGTCGCCTTCGGCCCGCAACTGCGCCAGGAATGCCTGGAATTCGTCAACGAGAACTGGACCGACATGCGCCCCAAGTCCCTGATCGAGGCCATGGGTGCCTGA
- a CDS encoding nuclear transport factor 2 family protein: MRTDPTDPAHEARAAKVREYYRLVDAADVPGLIALFTEDAVYRRPGYPPMRGHQGLRAFYTGERVIARGRHTVTSLLVEGERSAVTGVFEGVLKDGSEVSLEFADFFVHRDDDQCFRQRDTYFFAPLV, from the coding sequence GTGCGCACTGACCCGACGGACCCGGCCCACGAGGCCAGGGCGGCCAAGGTGCGCGAGTACTACCGCCTGGTGGACGCCGCCGACGTGCCCGGCCTGATCGCGCTGTTCACCGAGGACGCCGTCTACCGGCGCCCCGGCTATCCGCCGATGCGCGGCCACCAGGGCCTGCGCGCCTTCTACACCGGCGAGCGGGTCATCGCGCGCGGCCGGCACACGGTCACCTCGCTCCTCGTCGAGGGCGAGCGCAGCGCGGTCACCGGCGTCTTCGAGGGCGTCCTGAAGGACGGCAGCGAAGTCTCCCTGGAATTCGCCGACTTCTTCGTGCACCGCGACGACGACCAGTGCTTCCGCCAACGGGACACCTACTTCTTCGCCCCGCTGGTCTGA